The sequence below is a genomic window from Mercenaria mercenaria strain notata chromosome 14, MADL_Memer_1, whole genome shotgun sequence.
ATGTCTGCAATCTAGAACCAACCTTGGTTTTCCAGATTTACCATATGCTACAGTTAGAGGATTTACTACATGTGGAAGATTTTCTGTTTTTGATATGACACCTTTCTGTAATAAACTCTTAATTTCTGTATGAACAAATTCTGGATTCTCTCTAGCCGATTTATTATTCTTTAACACGACGCTGCTAGGTATTTCTTTAAAAGGTAGTCTGTAACcttcttttacaatattttgataaaaagactGCTAGTTGCGCTTTCCCATTCGGTAAAACATTCTTTCAGCCTACCTACTGGTGATTTTACCTGTTTTTGATCTCTTTCATTTCCGGAATTCTGAAAGTCTTCTGACTTATTATCAAACTTATTTTTCGATAGATTCTCACCTTTTGTTTCTTGCTCTAAACCTTTGGTGACACCTGAAAAGTTTTCCGAACTTTGCttacaaatcttattgcaaaaatAAGTACTTATCTTATTGTTAGTATTGGTCATTGGGCATTCTTGTGATCCCTTCCAATGACCTGGTTTTCCGCAAGCAAAACATAACCCTGGCAAACGTCTTGAATTTTGCTGACTTTGGTTTTGCTGTCGTGGGCTTTGATCAATTCTGCTAGGCTCGATCCTACGATAAGGTGCTGTCCTAAACTGGGATCGTCTCTTAACCTTTTCCGCTCTAGCTTTACGGTTGGCCCGTGCCTCTGCTTTGTATATACGCTTTTCGTCGTCCGAATCACTGGCTAGAGGGTTTGACTCATATTCATTTACGAGTTTCCATC
It includes:
- the LOC123555791 gene encoding uncharacterized protein LOC123555791 isoform X2, whose amino-acid sequence is MDERMENMIQDKVQQAFTMHKTDMLSEMESMFNKISENSNSSQLNKISGIVKSSVGQKFKRKSNEEQFKINESISLKLDEASESNNLQEARSKIAEAKTMITHRQKLIRLADSSELGWKLVNEYESNPLASDSDDEKRIYKAEARANRKARAEKVKRRSQFRTAPYRRIEPSRIDQSPRQQNQSQQNSRRLPGLCFACGKPGHWKGSQECPMTNTNNKISTYFCNKICKQSSENFSGVTKGLEQETKGENLSKNKFDNKSEDFQNSGNERDQKQVKSPVGRLKECFTEWESATSSLFIKIL